The genomic DNA GTTCTCGATGGCGGGGTGGCGCGTGGCGTTCCTCGTCGGCAACGCCGAGGTGGTGGCCGCGCTCACCAAGCTGAAGAGCTACCTCGACTACGGCACCTTCCAGCCGATCCAGATCGCCGCCATCGTGGCCATGAACGAGGCACCCGACTACCCGAAGTGGGTCAACGAGACCTACCTGGCCCGCCGCGACGCGCTGTGCGACGGTCTCAACCGGATCGGGTGGGCCCTGACCCCGCCCAAGGGGACCATGTTCGTGTGGGCGCCCATCCCCGAGCCCTACCGCGAGATGGGATCGCTCGAGTTCGCCTCGTTCCTGGTGTCGGAGGCCGAGGTGGCCACGTCACCGGGGGTCGGGTTCGGCCCCGGTGGCGACGGCCACGTGCGCTTCGCGCTCATCGAGAACGAGCAGCGCATCGGCCAGGCCGTCCGCAACCTGCGGCGGACGCTCACGAAGCTGCACTGACCCCGCTCGGCGACCGGGACACCGGCCGGCGGGCGCAGGGGGCGGTGTCGGGCATGATGGCGCCCGTGCGGGATCCATTCCGGAGGGTGCGGATCGGGTTGGCGGCCCTGGTCCTGGTGGTGCTGGCGGGCACCGTGGGCTACCTGGCGCTCGGCTACAGCTTCCTCGACGCCCTGTACCAGACCGTGATCACGGTCACCACCGTCGGTTACGGCACCGGGCACCCCCTGGGCGCCGGCGGCAAGATCTTCACCATCGCCCTGATCCTGGTGGGCGTGGGCACCGCCCTCTATTCCTTTTCCGCAGTCCTCGAAGTCCTGCTCGAGGGCCACATGCGCGACCTGATGAGGAGACGGTCCATGGAGCGCAACATCGACCGCATGTCCGGGCACGTGGTGGTGTGCGGATGGGGACGGGTCGGCCGCGAGGTGGCCCGCTTCCTCGACGCCGCCGGCCGCCAGGTCGTGGTGGTGGACCGCGACGCGGCGCGCATGAGCGAGGTGCCGTACCCGTCGGTCACCGGTGACGTGACCGAGGACGCCACCCTCATGGCCGCGGGCGTGGAGCGGGCCGCCACCCTCGTCGCCGCCCTCGACACCGACGCCGACAACCTCTTCGTCACGGTGGCGTGCCGGTCGATGCGCCCCGACCTCCAGATCATCGCCCGGGCCCGCAACGAGTCCTCCGAGCCGAAGCTCATCCGGGCGGGCGCCAACCGCGTCGTCAACCCCCAGCAGCTCGGCGGGGACCGCATGGCGTCGTTCGTCACCCAGCCCCACGTCGTCGACTTCGTGGACGTCGTCATGCACGACGGCACGCTCGAGTTCCGGCTCGAGGAGATGCCGGTGTCGGCCACCTCGCCCCTGACGGGCAACACGCTGCGGGCCGTCCGCCTCCACGACACCACGGGTGCCCTGGTGCTCGCCATCCGCCGCCCGGACGGGACC from Acidimicrobiales bacterium includes the following:
- a CDS encoding potassium channel protein gives rise to the protein MRDPFRRVRIGLAALVLVVLAGTVGYLALGYSFLDALYQTVITVTTVGYGTGHPLGAGGKIFTIALILVGVGTALYSFSAVLEVLLEGHMRDLMRRRSMERNIDRMSGHVVVCGWGRVGREVARFLDAAGRQVVVVDRDAARMSEVPYPSVTGDVTEDATLMAAGVERAATLVAALDTDADNLFVTVACRSMRPDLQIIARARNESSEPKLIRAGANRVVNPQQLGGDRMASFVTQPHVVDFVDVVMHDGTLEFRLEEMPVSATSPLTGNTLRAVRLHDTTGALVLAIRRPDGTFATNPAPEVTVEAGDVLIGVGTAAQLNALARFAAQS